Within the Corvus hawaiiensis isolate bCorHaw1 chromosome 8, bCorHaw1.pri.cur, whole genome shotgun sequence genome, the region aggaggagctgcctcaAGCCTCTCCTGGTGCCAAGCTCCCTGCGCCTGCGAGGTCCTCACCTTCTTGGCTGCTTCTTTGATGACGTGCCTGGTGTCTCCAAGGAGAAAGTCTTCCGTGTTCTCTTGTGGGAAAAGCCCACTGGcaagaagctgcagagcagagaaggcCAGGAGCTTGTTAGTTCAGGAAGGAAGGCCCCTCCTGGGCAGAAAGTTGGAGGGAGCCCCGAGAGAGCTTACCTGGCAGTAGTTGTGGACACAGAGTTTGAACTTCATTCTCTTGTACCCACAGATGTCGGTGTCTGCCTCGGTCCGGTGGCACAGCATGCACACTGGAGAGAAAGTGCCCCTGGCATGAGCatgtctgtggggctgggcaagTGTCCGTGCAGGATCAGCCCCAGAACCCTGCTGGGtccgtgctgtgctggctgaaggGCAGGGTAGGTCAGGCACGGGTGCCCCAGCAAATGCCCAGAGCCTAGCCCTGTTGCAGAGCTCCTGCCTTGCCCTGGCATAGTTCTTGCCTGCTCACTGACTGCCCTGGTATACCTGTGCCAGCGATCgggagctgtggggagagaGGCTTGTGCTATCACCTTGCTCCTTGGGTACTGTGTCCGGCTGTGCCGTGTTGGATCTGGAACAGGTTGATGGCGAGTGCCTGGAGCGTCTCTTGCGCAGAACTGCTGGCATTCCTCCGCCTGACAGTTGTGCACCAGCCCTGAGTAAAGAGAGAGATGCGCGTGAGCTGTGTCAGAGGCGCCAGAATCCTCTGACTTAGCCTTGTGCTTGAGCAGCCTTGGGCAAGCTCCTCCTCGGCGATGCTCTCCTCAACTCAGAGGGTTGTATTGATGTGCAGCCACCCTGGTTGTGTTTTTAGGCCAGGGTGATGATGTCActggggccattgtgacatgGCCAGCACCGGTCTGTGGGCTCCTCCCATACCATCCTGAGTGATGATGCCCCAGTGGCGAGTGGTTTTGAGGGGATAGGATTAACTTCTCATGCGTCCAAGTTTTGCATTTGTGACCAAATCAGTGTGGGTGACACAGCGCTGTGTGAGCCATGGCTGAGCAGCGAATGCACAGTGCCGAGGCCTGTCCTGCTCCTGAGGCCCAGCACCAGGGAAGCAGCctgggggcagcagctgctggcaggggaaaTAGGTGGGACAGCTGATCCCCCAGATCCCAGAGAGACCCCACACGTGACACCGTGTCTGCTCAGCTGCACAACTGCAGCttgctgctgatgctgctgctctcgGGCTGGCAATACATCGGGCAGCTGGTTGTGAGCCACTGTGGCCTTTTCATCACTTGTATGGTTCCAATTTGTTTATCTGATGGAAGTGTCTCAGCCCACAAGTCTTTGTCCAACAGTGATATCCTAAGCGTGTTGCAGACCAGGATGTGTTCAATGTCCcatcagcattcccagccccaatgACATGAGACCTGCCCAAGGCTGGtgtctgcccctgccctgccaggcacTGAGCCCTCACTCACAGCAGTGTGAGGCCACGCTCTGGGTGTGGGGAATTGCACCTGGAAAGCTGAGAGATGGGAAAGGGTCTGGGGGTGGtggttgacagcagctgcaAATGGTGTGGTATAttcccaggtggccaagaaggccaatgtcAGCTGGCCTGTAGCAGCaccagtgtgggcagcaggagcagggcagtgcccgtcccacagtcccacagtgcTGTGTGGAGTGCTCCGTGGGAGCTGCTGAACTGCATTGCAGCAGGTTTCTACAGAGGAGCATGGACATCCTGCAGCCTGCTGTCAAAACGCCACAGGATCGATGGTCTGCCAGCCATGAGTGCTGAGGACAGcaggcccagcactgccagccaggggctgctgcagggcattTTCCAGTCaagggcagctgctggtggtgcctTCAACAGGTCTTGAAATGGTGCTAACCCGAGGAAGACGTACGGGGCCTGGTCAAGGCGTGCTGGGCACGGCAGAGGCTGTGGGTGCAGGCGGGCTCAGGAATGTGAACAGCCCACGGGAGCCGAGcgctgccctgcagggacactgacagCTGCTGGTGAGGGCCAGCAAGGCCTGAAGGGCACGGCCGTGGTGCTGagtggccaggagggccagccTGCAGAGGGGAGGGTGCTGCCAACGCTGCGGAAGAAGATCCCAGTCCCTTTCACTAGCAGTGGCCTGAAGAAAGGCCGAGTAAAATGACTGGAAAAGACGTGTGGGTTCTCCTAGTGTaaaaaacctttattttatttctactcTACTTTGATGGGTGAGGGGGATGGGGGCTACGGGCTGGGCGACAGTGTGTCCTGCTGTGCTATTCATGGCCGGCAGTAGGGCTTTTTGGCCCGGCGTTGTTGCCGCCAGACATGTCTCATACGAATTGGCCCAGGCTGGGAGCGGTTGTCTGTTGTGGATCTGTGGAAGAGCCATGGAGGCCTGTATGGACGTCGTGGCCGTGCTGCCTGACCGTTGATGGCCAAAGCGCCTTCAGGCAGCCTCGACGCTGCCTGTAAggaagtgctggggctgctgtcaTTGGCACTGTGGGCTGGGCCATCATCGATCCTGCGGCGTTTTGCAGGAGGGCTGTACGTTGTCCGTGATGGTATTTCTTCCTCAGGGTAGCGCCGCTTCAAGGCCTGCCGAGGGCgaaggaagcagctgctgttgagGAGCAACACACCCTGGGAGGGCATTGATAATTCCTGGCTGGAAGTGCTGGGGCTGACAAGCTCTGGTTTGCCAGTGGAGCCTGCGAAGAGGGGCAGGAAGGTCATCAGGGTGGCCACGCAGGCCGTAAGCAGGAGAGGCTCCTGTGGTAGCCAGAGCTGTCCTGGAGCCAAGGCGTGCTGaaggccctgctgccaggcccagcctggcccctgtccccagtgccggGCGCCGAGTGCTTTGGTGCCTACCAGTCTCCGTGCCAGCACAGGTGTGGCACTCCCAGGAGTAGGTGCTGTTCCCCAAAGAGGAGCAGTGTCTGTGGGTGCCCTCGGCAGcgcaggagctgcacagcctcAGTTGCCAGGGTCTGTAGGAGCAAAGGAGGTACTGGTTGTGAGGACAAAGTGCCAGAGCAAGGGATGGCCTGGCCTGGCAGAGCCCTTGTTCTTAGTTCTTCATCCCTGAGCTTGTGGGGAGATCCTAGGTCCTGTTCAGAGCCCTGCATTGTTGCTTTGGCAGCTTACCCCTCTTCCTCCGCatgctccctgcctcctggacAAAGGCACGTTTCGGCATCGCAGCGGCCATGCCTCTGACCTAAGGGTGTGACTGCTTGGACACTCTCCCTTGATGGGGGTCTgcaagagaaggaagggaaagagttgAGCCCAGCTGACCCAGCATCAAGCAGATCCTGGCAGTCCCTGCTCCgctgcctgtgctgtttccAGCTCCTCAGTGGAGCTGAGGGCAAGAGGCATGGGACAGAAGGTGGCCAGGCCTGCCAGGGCAGTCCTTAGGCTGGCACTGCACTTGTGCTTGACACCTTGtgagctgggaggagaaaaCCCAACCTCTTGGAGAGTCGGATCCCCATGGTGAGCATTTCCATCATGAATGGCTCTTGGTTCAGGCAACACGGGCATCGGAAGCCGATGCCAGCGTGCAGAGCCAGTCTCTGGATGCACTGCCGGTGGAAGTGGGCGTCTTGGCATGCAGGGCAGCCCATGGTTTTGTAGGAGATTCTGTTTTCCACGGTGTCCAGGCAGATGCTGCAGGTGTTGTCCTGGCTTGGACGAGTGTGCACTGCCTGCTGTGGGCGGTGCTCCCAGCAGAAGGACCTGTGAGGAAGATTGAAGAGATGGGCGAGGGAAGGTGGGAAGCGCAGAGTCCTTCCGCAGTGATGGCGATGTGGGGGGTGGAGCTGTGAGAGACCCCAGCCTCTTTGTGGGCTCTTCCCCAGTGTATGGCAGGTTGCTGGCAGCTGTCCCGGTGGGCTTCTGCCTTGCATGGCCACTGCAGATGGAAAGGGCTTGGAGATGAAGCCGGGGTCTCTGAGGCAAGGGCGGGCAGCCCTTACCTGTAGGCCCCGAAGTACTGGGTGACACATTCGCCGTCTGGGGCGCAGGGCAGGTGGAAGGTGCGGTCGCAGCCCGTCTCACAGCAGGTGATGCTGGCCCCCATCTTGTAGCAAatgaagcagctctggaaagAGCACCGCAGCCCCCTGAGTGTCAGGACTGGGGCTTTGTGGCTGCCCTGCGTCTccgggcagggagcaggatgtgggcagtgctgggttagagCCCACAGAGCCACCTGCACACGAGGCTCTTGcatgtgccagggctggggcttctttgctggggagcaggaggagctgcctcaAGCCTCTCCTGGTGCCAAGCTCCCTGCGCCTGCGAGGTCCTCACCTTCTTGGCTGCTTCTTTGATGACGTGCCTGGTGTCTCCAAGGAGAAAGTCTTCCGTGTTCTCTTGTGGGAAAAGCCCACTGGcaagaagctgcagagcagagaaggcCAGGAGCTTGTTAGTTCAGGAAGGAAGGCCCCTCCTGGGCAGAAAGTTGGAGGGAGCCCCGAGAGAGCTTACCTGGCAGTAGTTGTGGACACAGAGTTTGAACTTCATTCTCTTGTACCCACAGATGTCGGTGTCTGCCTCGGTCCGGTGGCACAGCATGCACACTGGAGAGAAAGTGCCCCTGGCATGAGCatgtctgtggggctgggcaagTGTCCGTGCAGGATCAGCCCCAGAACCCTGCTGGGtccgtgctgtgctggctgaaggGCAGGGTAGGTCAGGCACGGGTGCCCCAGCAAATGCCCAGAGCCTAGCCCTGTTGCAGAGCTCCTGCCTTGCCCTGGCATAGTTCTTGCCTGCTCACTGACTGCCCTGGTATACCTGTGCCAGCGATCgggagctgtggggagagaGGCTTGTGCTATCAGTGGTGTCCTGCTGTGCTATTCATGGCCGGCAGTAGGGCTTTTTGGCCCGGCGTTGTTGCCGCCAGACATGTCTCATACGAATTGGCCCAGGCTGGGAGCGGTTGTCTGTTTTGGATCCGTGGAAGAGCCATGGAGGCCTGTATGGACGTCGTGGCCGTGCTGCCTGACTGTTGATGGCCAAAGCGCCTTCAGGCAGCCTCGACACTGCCTGTAAggaagtgctggggctgctgtcaTTGGCACTGTGGGCTGGGCCATCATCGATCCTGCGGCGTTTTGCAGGAGGGCTGTACGTTGTCTGTGATGGTATTTCTTCCTCAGGGTAGCGCCGCTTCAAGGCCTGCCGAGGGCgaaggaagcagctgctgttgagGAGCAACACACCCTGGGAGGGCATTGGTAATTCCTGGCTGGAAGTGCTGGGGCTGACAAGCTCTGGTTTGCCAGTGGAGCCTGCGAAGAGGGGCAGGAAGGTCATCAGGGTGGCCACGCAGGCCGTAAGCAGGAGAGGCTCCTGTGGTAGCCAGAGCTGTCCTGGAGCCAAGGCGTGCTGaaggccctgctgccaggcccagcctggcccctgtccccagtgcgGGGCGCCGAGTGCTTTGGTGCCTACCAGTCTCCGTGCCAGCACAGGTGTGGCACTCCCAGGAGTAGGTGCTGTTCCCCAAAGAGGAGCAGTGTCTGTGGGTGCCCTCGGCAGcgcaggagctgcacagcctcAGTTGCCAGGGTCTGTAGGAGCAAAGGAGGTACTGGTTGTGAGGACAAAGTGCCAGAGCAAGGGATGGCCTGGCCTGGCAGAGCCTTTGTTCTTAGTTCTTCATCCCTGAGCTTGTGGGGAGATCCTAGGTCCTGTTCAGAGCCCTGCATTGTTGCTTTGGCAGCTTACCCCTCTTCCTCCGCgtgctccctgcctcctggacAAAGGCACGTTTCGGCATCGCAGCGGCCATGCCTCTGACCTAAGGGTGTGACTGCTTGGACACTCTCCCTTGATGGGGGTCTgcaagagaaggaagggaaagagttgAGCCCAGCTGACCCAGCATCAAGCAGATCCTGGCAGTCCCTGCTCCgctgcctgtgctgtttccAGCTCCTCAGTGGAGCTGAGGGCAAGAGGCATGGGACAGAAGGTGGCCAGGCCTGCCAGGGCAGTCCTTAGGCTGGCACTGCACTTGTGCTTGACACCTTGtgagctgggaggagaaaaCCCAACCTCTTGGAGAGTCGGATCCCCATGGTGAGCATTTCCATCATGAATGGCTCTTGGTTCAGGCAACACGGGCATCGGAAGCCGATGCCAGCGTGCAGAGCCAGTCTCTGGATGCACTGCCGGTGGAAGCGGGCGTCTTGGCATGCAGGGCAGCCCATGGTTTTGTAGGAGATTCTGTTTTCCACGGTGTCCAGGCAGATGCTGCAGGTGTTGTCCTGGCTTGGACGAGCGTGCACTGCCTGCTGTGGGCGGTGCTCCCAGCAGAAGGACCTGTGAGGAAGATGGAAGAGATGGGCGAGGGAAGGT harbors:
- the LOC125329378 gene encoding PHD finger protein 7-like — encoded protein: MGASITCCETGCDRTFHLPCAPDGECVTQYFGAYRSFCWEHRPQQAVHARPSQDNTCSICLDTVENRISYKTMGCPACQDARFHRQCIQRLALHAGIGFRCPCCLNQEPFMMEMLTMGIRLSKRLGFLLPAHKVSSTSAVPA